GACGGTCCCGGGCTACACCGCGACCGCCCCGAGCCTCCCGCCGCCGATGTGGCGCGAGCCGCGCGGCGCCGCCGGCGGCACGAGCCGGGCGTCGATGGCGCCGGGCAACGCCGGCGAGGTCCGCTCGCCCGCGATGGTGCTCGGCGAGCTCGGCCGACCGGTGTCGACGGCCGCCAACGACTCCGGTCCCGCGGCGCGCCGCGCCGCCGAGACCACGCCCGTCCGCCCCGTCGAGCAGGCACCCGCGGCGCAGGAGGCCGCGCCCAGCCTCGGCCGCACCACGCCCGGCACCTCCGTCCCGAGCAACGGCCGCCCGACAGGCGCCGTGCGGGGCGTCCAGACCACCCCCGGAGGCCGCCCGTGAGCGCGCACGCCGCCCACGCGCCCACGCGTGAGGAACTCGTTCGCCTGATCGCGAACAAGCCGATCAACCCAACGCTCAAGCTCGCGGCGCTCGCCCTCGCGGCGCTCGGCGCGATCCTCTTCATCGTCGGCGCCGTCACCGGCAACGACCGGGCCTGGCTCGCCCTGCACTTCAACTGGCTGTTCTTCACGATCCCCTCCGCCGCGGGGATCGCGCTCGCCGCGGTGCAGCGGCTGACGACGGCGCGCTGGTCGCGCCCGGTCATCCGCTTCACCGAAGGGTTCGTCGCCTGGCTGCCGGTGGCGTTCGTCCTGCTCCTGCTGATCCTCTTCCCGGGCGCGTCCCACATCTTCTCGTGGGCGAAGCAGACGGTCGAGGTCCACCAGAAGGCGATCTACCTCGACCCGACGTTCTTCCGCCTGCGCGGCATCCTCGTCTTCGGGGCGATGACCGCGTTCATGCTCTGGTTCGTCTACCGCTCCGTGCGGCTCGACGTCGGGCTGATCCCGGACGAGGGCGCGTCGTGGGCCGCCGGCATCCGCGCCGGCATGCGACGCGGCTTCGGCGAGGAGCGGCGCGAGTTGCACAGCACGCACTCGCTACTCGGCAAGCTCGCCGTCGTCGTCGTGATGCTCTACGGCTACGGCTGGGTGATCCTCTCGTGGGATTACTCGATGACCCTGTCGCTGCACTTCCAGAGCACGATGTACGGCTGGCAGGTCTTCATGGGCGGCTGGCTCATCATGCTCATGACCCTCGCGGTGTTCATGCGCTACTGGCGCGCACACCTCGGCGGCACGGACCTCATCAACGACAACCACTACCACGACGTCGGCAAGCTCTGCTTCGCGTTCACCGCGTTCTGGGGCTACCTCACGTTCAGCCAGTACCTCGTCATCTGGTACGGCAACCTGCCGGAAGAGACGCACTTCTTCCGCCTGCGCCTGAGCGACCCGTGGGGCTTCACGATGACGGCGGTGTTCACGATGATGTTCGTCGTCCCGTTCTTCACCCTCCTGAGCAAGGCCGCCAAGCTCTACTCGCCGGTCATGGCGACGGTCGCCTTCACCGCGATCCTCGGCCTCTGGCTGCACCGCTACATGGAGGTCTACCCGTCGGTGTTCGGCGAGGTCTCGAACATGCCGTTCGGGTTCTACGAGATCGGGATCGGGCTCGGCATGCTCGGCCTCTGGGGCTTCTGCTACATGAGCTTCATGGACGCGTTCCCGAAGATGCGCGTCGCCTTCCAGACCTCCCCGTACCGCGACGAAGTGCAGGTGCCAGTCGACGCGCGGACGATGGAGCCGCTGCCGGCGCACGAGTAACACGCTCCTTGGTCCGATCGAACGCGCGGCCGGCGACCTTTACTCGGGTCGCCGGCCGTTTCGTACGGGGCTGTGCTCGCATCGGAGCACGCGTCGGATTGACAGGTCAGGCACGCCGCGCGTATCGTTTGCATCGGAGTACGACGCGCGGGGGCTTGGTGAAGCGGGATCACGACTGGTTTGCAACCAGTAATCACGGGTTCGATTCCCGTAGCCTCCACTTCGGTCATCTCGCCCCGCCTGATCAGCGCGCCATCATCGTTCGCGATGGTGGCGCGCTCGGTATCCGCGGTAACCCTCGCCTCCCAACGCTTCGCTATCATGGCCGCCTCCGTCGCCGCACCCGCCACGCCCGCGTTGGGCACGCTCGCCCCCGACTTCACGCTCCCGAGCACGGGCGGCGACCAGGTCACGCTCTCGGCGCTGCGCGGACAGCGCGTGCTGATCGCCTTCTTTCCGCTTGCCTTTACGAGCACGTGCACCGCCGAGATGTGTGCGTTTAGCGACGATTACGACGCGTTCGCGGCCGAAGGCGTGACGGTCCTCCCGATCAGCGTCGACTCGATCCCGACGCTGAAGGAGTTCAAGGCCAAGCACGAGCTCAAGTCCGAGTTCCTGAGCGACTTCCGGCGTGACGTCTCGCGCGCGTACGGCGTGCTGCTCGAGCACACGTTCTTCTCGACGCGCGCGTACTTTCTCCTCGACCGCGACGGCGTGGTCCGCTGGGCCCATGTGGAGGAGAACCCCGGCCTGCGCCGCGACGACGCCGAACTCCTCGCCGCGATCCGCTCGAACGCCTGACCCGGCCGCCGCGGCTGCGGATCCCCAGTGACCCGACCCGCGGCGGCGCGTCGTGGGTGAGCGCAACCCGGCCCGCCGGCCGGAGTACCTCACACTGCCAGTCCCACCGCCGTGACGATCGCCCCATCGCCCCGCTCCTACGCCGCCGACGTGACCGGCCCCACGCTGCTCGCGCGCGTGGCCGCCGCGATCGCCGCCGCGCCCGAGCCCGACGACTTCGGCCCCGTCGCGCTCGCGGGGATCGCCGCGGCCGCCGGCGCGGTCGGTGCCGCGATCACCGCAGTGCAGGGCGCCGCGCGCGCAATCCGATGGAGCGTCGGCGCCCCGGGCAATCCGGGCGACACTCGCCCCGACGTCGTGCGGCGCGCGATACCTCGCGCCGCGGCAAACGCGCCGGCGTACGAGCTGCTCGTCGTCTCGCCCGGTCAGCCGATCGATGACGCCGAACTCGACGCCGCGCTCGCACTGCTCGGCGCCGTGCTCGGTCCCGCGGACCGCGCCGACGCGCTCGGCCGCGAGGTCGAGGCGCACGCCCGCGCCGCGGCCGACGAACGCGACTTCGCTGCCGCAGTCATCGACGCGCTTCCGCTCGGCGTCTACGTGACCGACCGCGAGCACCGCGTTCGTCTCTGGAACCGCAAGCGTGAGGTCGACACCCTCGGCGTGGCCCGCGAGGCGGCGATCGGGCGCACGGTGTTCGACGTCCTCCCGCGCCAGAACGCGGCCCTCGTCCGTCGCGAGCTGGACGAGGTCCTCGCGAGCGGAACCATGCAGCGCCTCGACACCGAGAGCACGGCCAGCGGCGAGGCGCGCACCTACCGGCTGTCCAAAATCCCGATGGCGCTCGGCAGCGACGCCCCGACCCACGTCATCACCGTCGGCGAGGACGTGACCGAGTGGCGCGCCGCGCTCGAACGCACCGCACAGGCCGAAAAGCTGGCTGCGGTCGGGCAGCTCGCGGCCGGCGTCATGCACGAGATCAACAACCCGCTCGGTACGATCGCGGCCTGCGCCGAGACGATGACGCTCGGGCTGGCCGAGCTTCCGGCCGAGTCGCGACCGCCGGGATTCGGCGAGTACCTGCGGATCGTCGACCACGAGGTGCACCGCTGCCGCCGGATCGTCGACGGGCTGCTCAACTTCAGCCGCGCGCGCGAGCCGCGGCGCGCGCGCGTCTCGATCGACGCCGTGGTCGAACAGACGCTGGGCCTGCTCCGGCACCACGCGCGCTTCAAACGCTGCGCGGTGCGGCTCGACCTGGGCCCGACGCTCGGCGAGACCGCCGTCCCCGAAATCCTCGGCGACCCCGACCAGCTGACCCAGATTGCGATGGCGCTCCTGCTCAACGCGGCGGATGCGGTAGCCGCGGCGGGAGCGCAGGACGCTATGGAACCCGGGCGCGAGCCGACGCGCCGCGGCATCACCGTGCGTACCGCGCGCGACGTGCTCGACGTCGGCGACGACGCGGGCGTGCGGGACGCGGCCGTGCTCGAAGTCGTCGACGAGGGAACGGGCATGTCGCGCGACGTGCTGGCGAAGATCTTCGACCCGTTCTTCACGACCAAGGCGCCCGGCGACGGGACCGGACTCGGCCTTGCGATCTGCTACGGCCTCGTGCGCGACCTGGACGGGCGCATCGACGTCGACAGCACGCCGGGACTCGGTACGACCTTCCGTGTCCTCATCCCCGCCGCGTGACGACCGCGCCGCGGTGCCCGGTGGTACGTGGCGCCGGGCGCTGAGGACGTAGCGCCGGGCCGCGTGCTCGTCGCCGAGGACGAGGAGCACCTCGGGACGCTGCTCGCGCAGTTCCTCCGCGGGCGCGGGTTGGACGTGACGCTCGTACGCGACGGGGCGGCCGCCGTCGCGGAGCTCGCGGGCGGGAAGTTCGACGCGGCGGTGGTCGACGTGCAGATGCCCGGCGCGGACGGTTTCGCCGTGCTTACCGCAGTCGCCGGACTGGCGCGGCCGGCCGAGGTGATCATCGCGAGCGGCAACGGCACGCGCGAGACGGCGCTCGCCGCGCTTCGGGGCGGCGCCTACGCGACGGTCGCGAAGCCGTACCGCATGGCCGAGGTCGAGCTGGTCGTGCGGCGCGCCGTCGAGGTGCGCCGGTTGCGCGATACCGTCCTGCGCTTACAGCGCGAGTGCGAGACGCTGCGCGCCGAAGTCGAGCGGCGAGGGCCCGCGCCGCCATCCGCCGCCCGCGGCGGAACGAACGATGCCGGCGACGCACCGGCATGAAGCTCCTCGTCATCGAAGACGACCCGACGGTCGGCCAGTTCGTCAAGCGCGGCCTCGAAGAACAGCGCTGGGGCGTCGAGCTGGCGACCGACGGCGAGCGCGGCGAACGCCTGGCCGCGAGTGGCGCGTACGATCTCGTGATTCTCGACATGCGCCTGCCAGGCAAGTCGGGGCTCGACGTGCTCACCGCGCTTCGGGCGCGCGGGTTCGAGCGGCCCGTGCTCGTGCTCACGGCGCAGGACGCCGTCGACGCGAAGGTCACGGCGCTGCGGGCCGGCGCGGACGATTACGTGACGAAGCCGTTCGCGTTCGAAGAGCTCCTCGCGCGCGTCGAAGCCCTCGCGCGCCGGCCGCGGGCGCTCGCGTCCCCCGTGCTCCGCGTCGCCGACCTCGAACTCGACCAGGCGACGCGCGAGGTGACCCGCGCGGGGGAGCGCGTCGACCTCACCCCCAAGGAGTACGCCGTCCTCGAGTATCTGATGCGGCACGTCGGGCGCGTCCTGAGCCGGACGCTTATCACCGAGTACGCGTGGGGCTACCATTTCGACCCTGGCACCAACATCGTCGACGTCGTGATCACGCACCTCCGCAAGAAGGTCGACGCCCGGCACGCGCGAAAGCTGATCCAGACCGTGCGCGGGGTCGGGTACACGATCAAGACGTAACCCGTCCCAGCGCTGCCCCTGCCGTGGCCACCGTCCGCACCCGGCTCGCCTCCGCATACGCCTTCGCCCTCGGCGGCACCACGCTCGTGCTCGCCGCGACCGTGTGGACCGCCCGCGGCGCGTCGGGCGACCGCGAGCTCCAGCGGTACGTGACCGAGCAGGCCGACGTCGCCACGCGGCTGCTCGAGCAGGCCGCCGGGCCCGGGCTGCCGCTGACCGACGTCAAGCGCCCGGAGCTCGTGACGCGGGTGGCGCTCCTCCTCGACGCGCTGCCGAACATCGTCTTCGTGCTCGACAGCGCAGACCGGATCGTCTACGAGTCCACGGACGCGCGGCTCCTCGACGCGGGGCAGGCGGACTACATCATCGACCAGTCGACGCAGCTGAGCCCGACCCTCTCGGCCAAGCTGTCGGTGCGCCGGGACACGGCGGGGGCGACGGGCGCGTACGTGCGCGCGCGCAACCTGCCCGCTCAGGAGGAGATGCTCGTCGTGCGCCGCGACGCGTCGCGCGACCTCGGGCCCATCCGCCGGATCGTGGTCGCGACGCCGACGCGCTCGGCGATCGACGCGCGGCGCGAGCTCTTCACGTCGATGGTCGCGGTCATTCCGCTCGTGCTGCTCGCGTCGGGCGGCGTCGGGTGGTGGCTCGCGGGGCGCAGCGTGCGTCCGCTCGAGCGCGTGATCGACGAGATGGAGGCGATCACCGACGGCCGCAGCCTGCACCGGCGACTCGCCGCCGGCGAACAGGCCCCGGAGGACGGCGACGAGCTGGCGCGCCTCACGACGACGCTCAACGCGATGATCGGGCGCCTCGAGTCGTCGTTCGGCGCGCTGCGCCGGTTCACGGCGGACGCGAGCCACGAGCTCAAGACGCCGCTCACGGTGCTCCGCGCGACGGTCGAGCGGGCGATGACGGCTCCGCCGCAGTCGGCCGAGCAGCTCGTCGCGCTCGAGGAGGCGCTGCAGGAGGTGACGCGGATGGCCGCACTCGTCGACAGCCTGCTCACGCTCGCGCGTTTCGACGAGGGGCGCTTCGACCTGTACCGCGAGCCGGTCGCGCTCGCGCCGCTCATGCACGACGTCCTCGAGACGGCAACCATCCTCGGCGAGGACGCGGGGCTGACCATCCGGCTCGCCGCGTTGGAGCCGGCGACCGTGCTCGGCGACGCGACCCGGCTCCGGCAGCTGTTCCTGAATTTGGTCACGAACGCGATCAAATACACCCCGCGCGGCGGGCTCGTGGAGCTCGCGCTGCGGCGCGGGCCGGAGCTGCTGAACGGCGGCGACGGGGTGCAGCTGACCGTCCGCGACACCGGCATCGGCATTTCGGCGGCGGACCTGCCGTACATCTTCGACCGGTTCTGGCGGGCGGACCGGGCGCGGTCGCGGCGGAGCGGCGGCGGCGCCGCGGGCAGTCTCGTGGAGCGCGGCGGGTTCGGGCTCGGCCTCGCGATCAGCCAATGGATCGCGCAGGCGCACGGCGGCACGATCGCGGTCACGTCGCGATTTACGCGCGGCACGACTTTTACTGTGACGTTGCCGATCGAGGTCGGCGTCGCGCTCCCGGAGGAGTCGGCGGCCGGGGCTGAACTGCGTTCGGCGCCGACCTGAGGCGGCGGCGCGGCCGGTG
This is a stretch of genomic DNA from Gemmatimonadetes bacterium T265. It encodes these proteins:
- a CDS encoding hypothetical protein (frameshifted, deletion at around 936457;~possible pseudo due to internal stop codon), yielding MTIAPSPRSYAADVTGPTLLARVAAAIAAAPEPDDFGPVALAGIAAAAGAVGAAITAVQGAARAIRWSVGAPGNPGDTRPDVVRRAIPRAAANAPAYELLVVSPGQPIDDAELDAALALLGAVLGPADRADALGREVEAHARAAADERDFAAAVIDALPLGVYVTDREHRVRLWNRKREVDTLGVAREAAIGRTVFDVLPRQNAALVRRELDEVLASGTMQRLDTESTASGEARTYRLSKIPMALGSDAPTHVITVGEDVTEWRAALERTAQAEKLAAVGQLAAGVMHEINNPLGTIAACAETMTLGLAELPAESRPPGFGEYLRIVDHEVHRCRRIVDGLLNFSRAREPRRARVSIDAVVEQTLGLLRHHARFKRCAVRLDLGPTLGETAVPEILGDPDQLTQIAMALLLNAADAVAAAGAQDAMEPGREPTRRGITVRTARDVLDVGDDAGVRDAAVLEVVDEGTGMSRDVLAKIFDPFFTTKAPGDGTGLGLAICYGLVRDLDGRIDVDSTPGLGTTFRVLIPAA
- a CDS encoding hypothetical protein (frameshifted, insertion at around 936746); this encodes MAPGAEDVAPGRVLVAEDEEHLGTLLAQFLRGRGLDVTLVRDGAAAVAELAGGKFDAAVVDVQMPGADGFAVLTAVAGLARPAEVIIASGNGTRETALAALRGGAYATVAKPYRMAEVELVVRRAVEVRRLRDTVLRLQRECETLRAEVERRGPAPPSAARGGTNDAGDAPA
- a CDS encoding DNA-binding response regulator; translation: MKLLVIEDDPTVGQFVKRGLEEQRWGVELATDGERGERLAASGAYDLVILDMRLPGKSGLDVLTALRARGFERPVLVLTAQDAVDAKVTALRAGADDYVTKPFAFEELLARVEALARRPRALASPVLRVADLELDQATREVTRAGERVDLTPKEYAVLEYLMRHVGRVLSRTLITEYAWGYHFDPGTNIVDVVITHLRKKVDARHARKLIQTVRGVGYTIKT